A stretch of DNA from Phormidium ambiguum IAM M-71:
AATAAGCCGCTTCCGTAGAAAGTCGTTTTGGTAAAGCTGGCTTGAGCGCCAAAGGTTCCGCACTAGCCGCTTGAGCTTGGTCTTTGGTGATAAAACCTGCATCTGCCATGCGGTTTAATACGATATTGCGTCTTTCTAAAGCTATTTTAGGATTAGCGATCGGCGAAAAAGTTGACGGCGCAGGAGTCACCCCCACAATCGTCGCCATTTCCGGCAAACTCAAATCACTAGTTGGCTTACTAAAATAAACCCAAGCCGCATCAGCAACACCGTAAGCACCTTCACCCAAATAAACCAAGTTCAAGTAGCGTTCCAGAATCTTATCCTTGCTCATCTCTCCCTCAATCTTCTTCGCCAGCATCACCTCTTGCACTTTCCTACCAATGCTGCGTTCTTGATTGAGAAAAACAATTCTTGCTAACTGTTGAGTAATCGTACTACCACCTTCAACCACATTTCCGGCATTAAGGTTAGAAACAAAAGCACGTCCCACACCTTGCCAATCTACCCCTTTATGTTGGTAAAAGCGACGGTCTTCCGAAGCAATAAAAGCTTGCACCAGTTGGGGTGGCAACTGCTCCAATGGCAACTTTTCTCTAGTCGCTGGGCCAACTTGTTGCAGAATTTTACCATCTTCAGCTTTGATGGTCAGCGTTCCATCACGAACAAAAGTCAGAACATCATTAGGTGAAGGTAAGTTACGCTCCAATGTCCACCAAGTAATCCCTGTAGCTAACGCGCCACCACCCAACGTCACTGCCGCTCCAGTGGTAATCCAGAACTTCTTAGTTCGATATACTGGATTATTCGGGTCTAACCAAGGTGAATCTAGGACAGATTGAGGAATATGTAATTTAGTAGCAATTTCTCTAGTAGTCTGCTTTAGATTACTCAGCCGCTTAGTTTTAGCCGTTTCTTGATTTTCTGTGGCTTTTTCTTCCGCCTCTGCAATTTCTGCTGCCGCAGCAGCGGAAAAACTCCCCAGTTCTTCTAAACTATTAGTCTTAGAGGACATAACCGGATCTGCGGGTGTTTCCGGGCTTTTTGTGACAGCATCCTTTGTCACCTCTTGAGCAGCGGTAGTTTGCTGAATTTCTGTCTCTCTGCCAGAGGTCTGTTCCGGGGTAGATTCAGAGCCACTGAACTTGGTCGAAATTTCTTGCAGTTTGGGAATAAATTTTGTCACGATACTGCCTCACACACGACACAGGCCAAGTTTAAATTCGTTTTATTTTCGTTGTATTTATCGAAATTTGCGCCCCTATACCTTTCCGTACTAGACCATCGGGATCAGAGCGGGTCACTATGAGTTAGAATTCTAACTCATCTCTTCACTTTAGACACTCTTAGTAAGTTTGCATTTTTTTTATTTTGCCGCCACTTTGCCGTCCTCTATGTTGCCAAACGTCATTAGGTTAATCTAGTCTTTGATTCTGGTCAATTAGCTTACGGTCAAATGATAAGCTGATTTTGTCTGTTTTTTTCCTTGATGCGATGCGTGCTGTGGCACACGCTATGCGAGCGCGTTGACAGAAATCAGTTAAGCCGAATATTCTATGGGTTGCTGCTTTTGTCAAGAGACTCATTGAGTAGTGTGTCTTGTCAATTCTCCTCTACCATAATTAAAATCGAAATTTGGTAGGCGAAGGAATAGTCATATTTTAAGGAGCCCTGTGAGGATGAACGTCAAAACATTTGCTGCTATTGTCGGTGCTGCTTCCGTACTAGTTGGTTGCGAATTTAATTTATGGGGACCCAGCATCAGCGAGGTATCGGTCTGCGAAAAGCCCAATGCCACAGAAGGTTGTGAAAAAAATCAAAATACTTTTAAACCAGCCACTCCCAAAATTTCGGCCACAGCTAGATTAGATAATGCTGTAGAAGGAACAAAGGTGAAAGTTCTTTGGCGCTTAAATCAAAGCCAAACAGCCAAAAATGTTCGGATTTATGAGAAAGAATTTACCACCAAATTAGATCAAAATCAAATCACTACTGCTTTAGCTCCTGCGAAGGCTTGGCAACCTGGAACTTATGAAGTCTCCTTTGTTATTGTCGGAGATGAATCCAAGCGGGAGAGTCAAAAATTTCAAATTAAATAAGTAAATTTTTTTTGGTTAGTCTGGGTAATAGGTAGTTTCCTGATAATATTTCAACCTATTACCTAACACTTACTACTAACCTAAAAACTATAAAAAATTTGCAACTTTGAATATTACCCCAAATCTCTCAAGCGCAAAAACTTGCTGAGTTTTTGGGATATTATTATATTCATATTCATCTGAATAAGTTTAATTAATGAAAAATATTGATGTTCTGGGATTTATTGCTGCTACTTTAACTACCCTAGCTTTTTTGCCTCAATTGCTCAAAACTTGGCAAACAAAGTCAGCAGGAGATGTTTCCTTTTTAATGTTATCTAGCTTTTCGATCGGAGTCTTCTTGTGGTTATTATACGGGATGTTTATCCAATCTTGGCCAGTGATTGTAGCTAATTTCCTGACTTTAATTTTTAATCTCTTAATTTTATCGCTTAAGATCAGATATGAATGAGTATTATTTTGTTGAAATTGATTGCTTGTGAACTCTGATATATTTGCTGCTGAACGGTTGCTATTTACTCCGGCAACGCCAAATAACGATGCTATTCCTACTATTTTTGCTTTTCCTAATGAGTATACGGTGGGCATCACTAGTCTTGGCTATCAAATTGTCTGGGCAACTTTGGCAATGCGTTCTGATTTGGAAGTCAAAAGGTTATTTACCGATCTTCAGGAACAATTACCCAGAAATCCTGAAGTAGTGGGTTTTTCTGTGTCTTGGGAACTTGATTATAT
This window harbors:
- a CDS encoding SemiSWEET transporter is translated as MKNIDVLGFIAATLTTLAFLPQLLKTWQTKSAGDVSFLMLSSFSIGVFLWLLYGMFIQSWPVIVANFLTLIFNLLILSLKIRYE